A genomic region of Azoarcus sp. KH32C contains the following coding sequences:
- the mnmA gene encoding tRNA 2-thiouridine(34) synthase MnmA — protein MKVVVGMSGGVDSSVTALLLKRQGYQVTGLFMKNWEDDDDDEYCSTRQDLVDVASVCDVIGIDLEVVNFSAEYKDRVFADFLREYEAGRTPNPDILCNSEIKFRCFLDHAMQLGADKIATGHYAGVREWVNDGRTEYQLLKAEDGTKDQSYFLYRLTQAQLAKTLFPLGGLYKREVRKIAADAGLHVAAKKDSTGICFIGERPFREFLMRYLPTKPGEIRCLDDGRVLGEHQGLMYHTIGQRKGLHIGGIKGNQDEAGEHDAWYVAGKDVKANVLHVVQGHDHPALLRSRLTAADLNWIAGRDPHTHWVYTAKPRYRTPDMPCEIDALADGRAEIAFAQPQWALTPGQSVVVYESKVCLGGGVIV, from the coding sequence ATGAAGGTGGTCGTCGGCATGTCCGGCGGCGTCGACTCGTCGGTGACGGCGCTGTTGCTTAAGCGCCAGGGCTACCAGGTGACGGGTCTGTTCATGAAGAACTGGGAGGACGATGACGACGACGAGTACTGCTCGACGCGCCAGGATCTCGTAGACGTCGCATCGGTGTGCGACGTGATCGGGATCGACCTCGAGGTCGTGAACTTCTCCGCCGAGTACAAGGATCGCGTGTTCGCCGACTTCCTGCGCGAGTACGAGGCCGGCCGCACGCCGAACCCTGACATCCTGTGCAATTCCGAGATCAAATTCCGCTGCTTCCTCGATCACGCGATGCAGCTCGGCGCCGACAAGATCGCGACCGGGCACTATGCGGGCGTGCGCGAGTGGGTGAACGACGGGCGCACCGAGTACCAGTTGCTCAAGGCCGAGGATGGCACCAAGGACCAGAGCTATTTCCTCTATCGCCTGACGCAGGCTCAGCTCGCGAAGACGCTGTTCCCGCTGGGGGGGCTTTACAAGCGCGAGGTGCGCAAGATCGCCGCCGACGCCGGCCTGCATGTCGCCGCGAAGAAGGATTCGACCGGCATCTGCTTCATCGGCGAGCGTCCGTTCCGCGAGTTCCTGATGCGCTACCTGCCGACGAAGCCGGGCGAGATCCGCTGCCTCGACGACGGCCGCGTGCTCGGCGAGCACCAGGGCCTGATGTACCACACGATCGGCCAGCGGAAGGGGCTGCATATCGGCGGCATCAAGGGCAACCAGGACGAGGCCGGCGAGCATGATGCGTGGTACGTCGCCGGCAAGGACGTGAAGGCGAACGTGCTGCACGTAGTGCAGGGGCACGACCACCCGGCGCTGCTCCGGAGCCGCCTGACGGCGGCCGACCTCAACTGGATCGCGGGGCGCGATCCGCATACGCACTGGGTGTATACGGCGAAGCCGCGTTACCGGACGCCCGACATGCCCTGCGAGATCGACGCGCTGGCCGACGGACGCGCCGAGATCGCCTTCGCGCAGCCGCAATGGGCGCTGACGCCGGGGCAGAGCGTGGTGGTGTATGAGTCGAAGGTATGCCTGGGCGGCGGGGTGATCGTCTAA
- a CDS encoding histidine phosphatase family protein has translation MDLLLWRHAEAIDGTPDHTRELTERGQRQARNVAAWLNERRPKRLRVLVSPTTRTRQTASAFTDDFEVVPSLGPEGGVADLLAATGWPDSDRTCLVVGHQPALGRLAALLLAGEEADWTIKKGALWWFTTRTRNGETQHVLRAVVPPDLV, from the coding sequence ATGGATCTGCTGCTATGGCGCCACGCCGAAGCGATCGACGGCACGCCCGACCATACCCGAGAGCTGACCGAGCGCGGCCAGCGACAGGCCCGCAACGTCGCGGCATGGCTCAACGAGCGTCGCCCCAAGCGGCTGCGCGTGCTCGTGAGCCCAACCACGCGGACACGCCAGACGGCGTCTGCCTTCACGGACGACTTCGAGGTCGTGCCCTCGCTGGGACCCGAAGGCGGCGTCGCCGACCTCCTGGCCGCGACCGGGTGGCCGGATTCCGACCGGACCTGCCTCGTCGTCGGGCATCAACCCGCGCTGGGCCGCCTGGCCGCACTGCTGCTTGCCGGCGAGGAAGCCGACTGGACGATCAAGAAGGGCGCGTTGTGGTGGTTCACGACGCGCACCCGCAACGGCGAAACACAGCATGTGCTGCGGGCCGTCGTACCGCCCGACTTGGTCTGA
- the glnE gene encoding bifunctional [glutamate--ammonia ligase]-adenylyl-L-tyrosine phosphorylase/[glutamate--ammonia-ligase] adenylyltransferase produces MSVAPKSPSEALSYATPLSRFLQRMLDSRPWLAARLEQSLPHALDADAMQAFMRESGLDETRLRATLRKLRAWVVSHILVRDLNGMADLAEVTETMTLLAEVTVQAAHDVLREGLVQRYGAPLSTTGWKQELLVIGMGKLGGRELNVSSDIDLIFVYPEDGDTGGAKVISNFEFFERLGKQLIQALAEVTEHGQVFRVDMRLRPNGDSGPLVASFDMLENYFITQGREWERYAWIKARVLAGERFEELEKIARPFVFRKYLDFGAINAMRDLHAQIRREVARRDRANNIKLGPGGIREIEFIAQVFQLIRGGRDLHLQQRPTLKVLALLSERGILTPEAVAELGGAYDFLRRLEHRLQYLDDAQTHDLPQNDEDRARIACAMNFPDYAALLETLDRHRANVSRHFEHVFGAPQEEGHRLDGMWAAAENERQAEPILAELGYREPAVAANRLAAIRTGNRYQQLPNHIRGRLDALIPRVVEAAAATSGPDETLARFLDFIEAISRRGAYLALLQQYPQALRRVADLMNASRWAAQFLTRHPILLDELLDMRTLQAAPDWPAVRAQIAAALDAAEPDMERQMDLIREHHHAQVFRLLTQDIAGMLTVETLADHLSALADLILDLSIPAVWRKIKIRHRKEPEFAVIAYGKLGGKELGYASDLDLVFLHGNDDAPEASDVYARLAQRLNSWLSSQTAAGILFETDLRLRPNGESGMIVCSLDAFRKYQLESAWVWEHQALTRARFAAGDPALGAAFERIRCEVLRQERDLDTLRAEVLSMRQKMREAHSAKSERFDLKHDGGGLIDVEFLVQYLVLGHAHHHPELTGNLGNIALLRIAGELGLIPAGLAARCGDSYRMLRHLQHRQRLNGLPSRVDPGEVTLAREPVRILWQQVFGEP; encoded by the coding sequence ATGTCCGTTGCCCCAAAATCCCCCTCTGAAGCACTTTCTTACGCAACGCCCCTGTCGCGCTTTCTTCAGCGCATGCTGGACAGCCGTCCGTGGCTCGCGGCCCGCCTCGAACAATCGCTCCCGCACGCCCTCGATGCCGATGCCATGCAGGCGTTCATGCGCGAATCGGGACTCGACGAAACGCGCCTTCGCGCAACACTGCGCAAGCTGCGGGCATGGGTCGTCAGCCACATCCTCGTGCGCGACCTCAACGGCATGGCCGACCTCGCCGAAGTCACCGAAACGATGACGCTGCTGGCCGAGGTCACGGTCCAGGCCGCCCACGATGTGCTGCGCGAAGGCCTCGTGCAGCGCTACGGCGCGCCCTTGTCGACCACCGGCTGGAAGCAGGAACTGCTCGTCATCGGCATGGGCAAGCTCGGCGGGCGCGAGCTCAACGTCTCCTCTGACATCGACCTGATCTTCGTCTATCCCGAAGACGGCGACACCGGCGGGGCGAAAGTCATCAGCAATTTCGAGTTCTTCGAACGGCTCGGCAAACAGCTCATCCAGGCGCTCGCAGAAGTCACCGAGCACGGCCAGGTCTTCCGCGTCGACATGCGCCTGCGGCCGAACGGCGACTCCGGGCCGCTGGTCGCCTCCTTCGACATGCTGGAGAACTATTTCATCACCCAGGGCCGGGAATGGGAGCGCTACGCGTGGATCAAGGCGCGCGTGCTCGCCGGCGAACGCTTCGAGGAACTCGAAAAGATCGCCCGCCCCTTCGTCTTCCGCAAATACCTCGACTTCGGTGCGATCAACGCGATGCGCGACCTGCACGCGCAGATCCGCCGCGAAGTGGCACGCCGCGACCGCGCCAACAACATCAAGCTCGGCCCGGGGGGCATCCGCGAGATCGAGTTCATCGCCCAGGTCTTCCAGCTGATCCGCGGGGGGCGCGACCTCCACCTGCAGCAGCGCCCTACCCTCAAGGTGCTCGCCCTGCTCTCCGAACGCGGGATTCTCACCCCCGAGGCGGTCGCCGAACTGGGCGGCGCCTACGACTTCCTGCGCCGCCTCGAGCATCGCCTGCAGTACCTCGACGACGCGCAGACGCACGACCTGCCGCAAAACGACGAGGACCGCGCGCGCATCGCCTGCGCGATGAATTTCCCCGACTACGCCGCCCTGCTTGAAACCCTCGACCGCCATCGTGCGAACGTCAGCCGCCACTTCGAGCACGTATTCGGCGCCCCGCAGGAAGAAGGCCACCGTCTCGACGGCATGTGGGCGGCCGCCGAGAACGAACGCCAGGCAGAACCGATCCTCGCCGAACTCGGATATCGGGAGCCCGCTGTCGCGGCGAACCGCCTGGCTGCGATCCGCACCGGCAATCGCTACCAGCAGCTCCCCAACCACATCCGCGGCCGCCTCGATGCGCTGATCCCGCGCGTCGTCGAAGCCGCGGCGGCCACATCGGGGCCAGACGAAACTCTCGCCCGCTTCCTAGACTTCATCGAAGCGATCAGCCGCCGCGGCGCCTACCTCGCGCTGCTGCAGCAATATCCGCAGGCGCTGCGCCGGGTCGCGGACCTGATGAACGCCTCGCGCTGGGCCGCCCAGTTCCTGACCCGCCACCCGATCCTGCTCGACGAGTTGCTCGACATGCGCACGCTGCAGGCGGCGCCCGACTGGCCCGCGGTGCGCGCCCAGATCGCCGCCGCGCTCGATGCCGCCGAGCCGGACATGGAGCGGCAGATGGACCTCATCCGCGAGCATCACCACGCCCAGGTCTTCCGCCTGCTCACGCAGGACATCGCCGGCATGCTGACCGTCGAGACGCTCGCCGATCACCTGTCGGCGCTGGCCGACCTCATCCTCGACCTGAGCATCCCCGCCGTCTGGCGCAAGATCAAGATCCGCCACCGCAAGGAACCCGAATTCGCCGTAATTGCCTACGGCAAGCTCGGCGGCAAGGAGCTTGGCTACGCCTCCGACCTCGATCTCGTGTTCCTGCACGGCAACGACGACGCCCCGGAAGCGAGCGACGTCTACGCCCGCCTCGCCCAGCGCCTCAACTCCTGGCTCTCCAGCCAGACCGCCGCCGGCATCCTCTTCGAGACCGACCTGCGCCTTCGCCCCAACGGCGAGTCCGGCATGATCGTCTGCTCGCTCGACGCCTTCCGCAAATACCAGCTCGAATCCGCCTGGGTGTGGGAGCACCAGGCGCTTACGCGCGCCCGCTTCGCCGCGGGCGATCCGGCCCTCGGTGCGGCCTTCGAACGCATCCGCTGCGAAGTCCTGCGCCAGGAACGGGATCTCGACACCCTGCGCGCCGAAGTCCTGTCGATGCGCCAGAAGATGCGCGAGGCCCATTCCGCCAAGAGCGAACGTTTCGATCTCAAGCACGACGGCGGCGGCCTCATCGACGTCGAGTTCCTCGTCCAATACCTCGTGCTCGGCCACGCCCACCATCACCCTGAACTCACCGGCAACCTCGGCAACATCGCGCTGCTGCGCATCGCCGGCGAACTCGGCCTGATCCCGGCGGGGCTCGCCGCGCGTTGCGGCGACAGCTACCGCATGCTGCGCCACCTGCAACACCGCCAGCGCCTCAACGGCCTGCCCTCGCGCGTCGATCCGGGCGAAGTCACGCTGGCTCGCGAACCGGTGCGCATCCTGTGGCAGCAGGTCTTCGGCGAACCCTGA
- a CDS encoding CYTH and CHAD domain-containing protein yields MSQEIELKLSLPRRALPALRRHPLFVAAEKQGNAVTLDNTYFDTPDLALKKRKIAVRTRRQGRVQLQTIKCETSSAGGLTQRPEWEQPYGDSFDFSAVDVPKVRKVLQRHAAALAPVFSTRFRRETRLHAPADGVRILMMLDTGDIIAGERSEALCELELELVEGRPQDLLVLARQLAAGLPLLPDDSSKAARGFRLHLDQPVRPQRAEASGISSDQDPVEAFRTLAFACLRHWQGNVAGAAAGTDPEYTHQLRVALRRLRSLIRLFTPALPPTFVEDWSARLADNAAAFGAARDLDVLCDELLLPILDAGSRYTPVEAVAIAELAERAHAARKAAYDATRVNIDRAAQGRQLLDLTAALLDLPRNPLIDAADLGTFARIQLDALRKKARRRHAAIAEGVPQTLHALRIAAKRLRYAIEFFSPLLPAKQTESFLRSLLHAQADLGFVNDVDIARARLAAWAAESAELRAAAAYVCGWHGPRYLRWSRRAVRALDRLLDGRPPWAD; encoded by the coding sequence ATGAGCCAGGAAATCGAACTCAAACTCAGCCTGCCTCGGCGGGCCCTCCCCGCCCTGCGCCGCCATCCGCTGTTCGTCGCGGCCGAAAAGCAGGGCAACGCCGTCACCCTCGACAACACCTACTTCGACACGCCCGATCTCGCGTTGAAGAAGCGCAAGATTGCCGTTCGCACCCGCCGCCAGGGCCGCGTGCAGTTGCAGACGATCAAGTGCGAGACGAGCTCCGCGGGCGGGCTCACGCAACGCCCGGAGTGGGAACAGCCCTACGGCGACAGCTTCGATTTCTCGGCGGTCGACGTCCCGAAGGTGCGAAAAGTCCTTCAGCGCCATGCCGCCGCCCTCGCCCCCGTATTCTCCACGCGCTTTCGGCGCGAGACACGGCTGCATGCGCCGGCCGATGGCGTCCGCATCCTGATGATGCTCGACACCGGCGACATCATCGCCGGCGAGCGCAGTGAAGCGCTGTGCGAACTCGAATTGGAACTCGTCGAAGGCCGGCCGCAGGACCTGCTCGTCCTCGCCCGCCAGCTCGCCGCCGGGCTGCCGCTCCTGCCCGACGACTCAAGCAAGGCCGCACGCGGCTTCCGCCTGCATCTGGATCAACCCGTGCGGCCGCAACGCGCCGAAGCCTCCGGCATCTCATCGGACCAGGATCCGGTCGAAGCCTTCCGCACCCTCGCCTTCGCCTGCCTGCGGCACTGGCAGGGCAACGTCGCGGGCGCGGCGGCCGGCACGGATCCCGAATACACCCACCAGTTGCGTGTTGCGCTACGCCGGCTGCGCTCGCTGATCCGGCTCTTCACGCCGGCCCTGCCGCCCACCTTCGTCGAAGACTGGAGCGCACGTCTCGCCGACAATGCCGCAGCCTTCGGCGCCGCGCGCGACCTCGACGTACTGTGTGACGAACTGCTGCTGCCGATTCTCGACGCCGGCAGCCGGTACACGCCCGTCGAAGCCGTCGCCATCGCCGAATTGGCGGAGCGTGCCCACGCCGCGCGCAAGGCGGCCTACGACGCGACGCGCGTGAATATCGACCGCGCGGCCCAGGGACGCCAACTCCTCGACCTGACCGCAGCCCTGCTCGACCTGCCGCGCAATCCCCTGATCGACGCCGCCGACCTCGGCACCTTCGCCCGCATCCAGCTCGACGCTCTGCGAAAGAAGGCGCGTCGCCGCCATGCCGCGATCGCCGAGGGCGTTCCGCAAACCCTGCACGCGCTGCGCATCGCCGCCAAGCGTCTGCGCTACGCGATCGAATTCTTCTCCCCGCTGCTGCCCGCCAAGCAGACAGAGAGCTTCCTCCGGAGTCTGCTGCACGCCCAGGCCGATCTCGGCTTCGTGAACGACGTCGACATCGCCCGCGCGCGGCTCGCGGCCTGGGCCGCCGAGTCCGCCGAGCTGCGTGCGGCCGCCGCCTACGTCTGCGGCTGGCATGGGCCGCGATACCTCAGGTGGAGTCGGCGCGCCGTCCGGGCACTCGATCGCCTGCTCGACGGTCGACCGCCATGGGCGGATTGA